In Methanocella sp., the genomic stretch ATTTATTGCCTGGATCCGCTCGTTCCCCAGTTTATAAAATTGGGTTACCCTTTCAAATATTATGATAAAAGGGCTATTTACATCGCTGGATGTGCTGAAAAATTACCATTTATGGATAAGTCCTTTGATGCCATCATATCCCTGAACGCTCTTGACCACGTGGATAATTTTAGCCTGATGGCTAAAGAGATAGAGCGAGTGGCCAGTGATGATTGCCTGATTCGTTTGAATATTTCCTATCATTCTGCGACCGTATTGGAACCATTGGAGTTAAATGATCGCATCGTTAAAGAAAATTTCCAATGGTGTCATAGATTTAAAAAGATAATGGAATTGCCTCAGACATCTAATGATATTGGAGAAATCGAAGTGCTCAATATTTGGTCGAATTTCAATAATTAGCCGGGATGAACATGGAACTGGGCAGCATGCACGAGACGTTGTATCGGCTTAGTAACTTGGTCAGGGTATCTGGACCAGTAACTAAACTATTAGGGCCCGAATACCAGACTTCACTTGACCTTATCGAGATCGATATTACCTTCAAATGCAACTTGAAATGTTATAATTGTGACCGCTCCTGTACACAGGCTCCGAGCGATTCTACGATGTCGGTCGAGCAAATCAGAAAATTTATTGATGAGAGTATTGCGAATAATAAGCATTGGTCTCGGATACGAATTCTTGGCGGTGAACCAACATTACATCCGGACCTCGAAGAAATCTTGAGGATTCTGCTGGATTATAAAGAGAAATATTCGCCATCCACATGGCTTGAGCTTACGACAAATAATTTTGGCCCCGAGGTAAACAGGAAATTGCTAAAGGTGCCGAGGAAGATATATGTTAACAATACCAGTAAAACCGGGCGATT encodes the following:
- a CDS encoding methyltransferase domain-containing protein; protein product: IYCLDPLVPQFIKLGYPFKYYDKRAIYIAGCAEKLPFMDKSFDAIISLNALDHVDNFSLMAKEIERVASDDCLIRLNISYHSATVLEPLELNDRIVKENFQWCHRFKKIMELPQTSNDIGEIEVLNIWSNFNN
- a CDS encoding radical SAM protein; the protein is MHETLYRLSNLVRVSGPVTKLLGPEYQTSLDLIEIDITFKCNLKCYNCDRSCTQAPSDSTMSVEQIRKFIDESIANNKHWSRIRILGGEPTLHPDLEEILRILLDYKEKYSPSTWLELTTNNFGPEVNRKLLKVPRKIYVNNTSKTGRFQKKFEAFNLAPCDNMMYAFTDFTNACWITNDCGMGLNRYGYYQCGAAGSIDRVFGFNIGLKKLPMDQFEFTKQKNNLCNLCGHFARRRFVPRNLCKPVNGEPKSNKWILAYDNYLKQSALNLY